One genomic window of uncultured delta proteobacterium includes the following:
- a CDS encoding hypothetical protein (Evidence 5 : No homology to any previously reported sequences): MVHDRSKSGTLTQYHAKMSHYPPLIYIPVMVKDIQCTASLPSSRHRSAPGIPLLQRRSLPPRSSPRCCPAGLFTPWKLPAPRRNRAPGTVWCSARPRFSAVPFRPV; the protein is encoded by the coding sequence TTGGTCCATGACCGGAGCAAATCCGGCACGCTGACGCAGTATCACGCCAAAATGAGCCACTACCCTCCTTTGATTTATATCCCAGTCATGGTAAAGGATATTCAATGCACCGCGTCCTTACCCTCTTCGCGGCACCGTTCCGCCCCCGGCATACCGTTGTTGCAACGGCGCTCGTTGCCGCCGCGCTCCTCTCCGCGATGTTGCCCGGCTGGCCTCTTCACGCCCTGGAAATTACCCGCGCCACGCCGGAATCGCGCGCCGGGGACAGTATGGTGCTCCGCGCGCCCGCGCTTCTCGGCCGTCCCGTTCAGGCCGGTATAA
- a CDS encoding membrane hypothetical protein (Evidence 5 : No homology to any previously reported sequences) translates to MTALSCIAYAAWIFLAAFLFRGCLPPFVGKNDSGRAMRPVRDIGVACLAAGAFFFVPPGSLPPFLNYPWGGLVFLGCLALSALLARERASAVPLLLAGCVALVFFWYARQRGMPGSAANLGTFTGMPVWGIAPARHICGFLLLAAGFLAAARALFDGCRSSHAATLRCFAVCALFVALFAPWNTAPYVRWPDSLVAGCDFMLFWGKVFGVAAVLLLLPPVQAGGRRLSFFCCTVGSALIIIPAG, encoded by the coding sequence ATGACAGCGCTTTCTTGCATCGCCTATGCCGCATGGATATTTCTGGCCGCCTTTCTTTTTCGAGGCTGCTTGCCGCCGTTTGTGGGAAAAAACGATTCCGGCAGAGCAATGCGGCCGGTACGCGACATCGGGGTCGCCTGCCTGGCGGCGGGCGCTTTTTTCTTCGTGCCGCCGGGGAGTTTGCCGCCTTTTTTGAATTACCCATGGGGCGGCCTGGTTTTTCTGGGATGTCTCGCGCTTTCGGCGCTGCTGGCCCGGGAGCGCGCGAGCGCCGTGCCGTTGCTGCTGGCGGGCTGCGTCGCCCTCGTTTTTTTCTGGTATGCCCGGCAGCGGGGCATGCCCGGCAGCGCCGCCAACCTGGGTACGTTCACCGGCATGCCCGTCTGGGGAATAGCCCCGGCGCGGCACATCTGCGGGTTTCTCCTGCTGGCCGCCGGGTTTCTGGCGGCCGCCCGCGCGCTCTTTGACGGCTGCCGCTCTTCCCATGCCGCCACGCTGCGGTGCTTCGCCGTCTGCGCGCTGTTCGTGGCGCTCTTTGCGCCCTGGAATACGGCGCCGTATGTGCGCTGGCCCGATTCCCTTGTTGCCGGGTGCGACTTTATGCTTTTCTGGGGCAAGGTTTTCGGGGTTGCCGCCGTTCTTCTTTTGCTCCCTCCAGTTCAGGCGGGGGGGCGGCGTCTTTCCTTTTTCTGCTGCACCGTGGGGAGCGCCCTTATTATTATCCCGGCCGGGTAA
- the surE gene encoding 5'-nucleotidase SurE — MNRPMILCTNDDGIASPGLAAAAEALLPLGRLVVAAPLRQQTSMGRAHTGDPDARFEPYPLRIDGHDIEAYSLDASPAAVVRHFFLAMPDRKPDLVVAGVNYGENIGVSVTSSGTVGAALEAAMRGSPALALSLETEVDSQREYSDQDWSGSIHFTRYFAAMLLRRGMPPGVDLFKVEIPAGAGAETPWHMTRLSPFMYYHSEIAAPCLESRRCDVLFRKQKRDNEPRDTDAYAVRTARCVAVTPLSLDLTARTPLESVLSWVKD; from the coding sequence ATGAACAGACCTATGATTCTTTGCACCAACGACGACGGCATCGCTTCGCCCGGCCTGGCGGCCGCCGCCGAGGCTCTGCTGCCCCTGGGCAGGCTGGTCGTCGCCGCGCCGCTCAGGCAGCAGACATCCATGGGCCGGGCGCACACCGGCGACCCGGATGCCAGGTTTGAGCCGTATCCCTTGCGGATAGACGGCCACGATATTGAGGCGTATTCGCTGGATGCTTCCCCGGCCGCCGTTGTGCGGCATTTTTTTCTGGCCATGCCCGACCGCAAGCCGGATCTGGTCGTGGCGGGCGTCAATTACGGGGAAAATATCGGCGTGAGCGTCACCAGTTCCGGCACGGTGGGCGCGGCGCTGGAAGCGGCCATGCGCGGCTCTCCGGCTCTGGCCCTGTCCCTCGAGACGGAGGTCGATTCGCAGCGGGAGTATTCCGACCAGGATTGGAGCGGGAGCATCCACTTCACCCGGTATTTCGCGGCCATGCTCCTGCGCCGGGGCATGCCCCCCGGCGTGGACCTTTTCAAGGTGGAAATCCCCGCCGGCGCGGGGGCAGAGACGCCCTGGCACATGACGCGCCTCTCGCCCTTCATGTATTACCATTCGGAGATTGCCGCGCCGTGCCTTGAAAGCCGCCGGTGCGACGTGCTGTTCCGCAAACAGAAACGGGATAACGAACCGCGCGATACGGACGCCTACGCCGTGCGCACGGCCCGGTGCGTCGCGGTTACGCCGCTCAGCCTGGACCTGACGGCGCGAACGCCGCTTGAGTCCGTACTTTCCTGGGTTAAGGATTAA
- the uvrB gene encoding excinulease of nucleotide excision repair, DNA damage recognition component (Evidence 2a : Function of homologous gene experimentally demonstrated in an other organism; PubMedId : 10371161, 10631326, 10946234, 11421287, 11689453, 12145219, 2843804, 3008099, 3515321; Product type cp : cell process), which produces MASIFNLQTGYAPGGDQPEAIDQLAANLEQGVTDQVLLGVTGSGKTFTMAQTIARVNRPALILAPNKTLAAQLYNEFRGLFPHNAVEYFVSYYDYYLPEAYVPAADLYIEKDSSINDNIEKLRHAATHALLTRPDVIIIASVSCIYGLGSPDYYAKLIVPVEAGQRLSMDSVIERLVDIQYTRNDYDFHRGTFRVRGDVLEVIPAYQHEKALRLEFFGDELEEISEVDALTGQKLGRMTKTVIYPASHYVTDRDNLSRAAHDIRDELRERLTWFKEQNKLVEAQRLEQRTVMDLEMMEEIGYCKGIENYSRHLDGRGPGSAPSCLLDYFPKDFVLFIDESHITVPQVGAMYKGDQSRKGTLVEYGFRLPSALDNRPLCFEEFLERIHQTVYVSATPGKWEIERAQGIVAEQIIRPTGLIDPVVEVRPVTGQMDDLMAECKARAARDERVLVTTLTKRMAEDLTEYFRSMGVQARYLHSDIDTLERMALINALRKKEFDVLVGINLLREGLDIPEVSLVAILDADKEGFLRSTGSLIQTFGRAARNSNGRVIMYADGVTASMRAAMDETERRRKKQSDFNEEHGITPVTIRKDVDTPFDSLFAPDTQGGGKKRGRKVGQESVRPKAAELPPMSAEEIGVRIQKLEREMRDAARELEFERAATLRDTIRDLRETLIGL; this is translated from the coding sequence GTGGCATCCATCTTCAATCTGCAAACCGGGTACGCGCCCGGCGGCGACCAGCCCGAAGCCATCGACCAGCTGGCGGCCAACCTGGAGCAGGGCGTCACGGACCAGGTGCTGCTCGGCGTCACGGGGTCCGGCAAGACCTTCACCATGGCCCAGACCATCGCGCGGGTGAACCGGCCCGCTCTCATCCTGGCGCCCAACAAAACTCTCGCGGCGCAGCTGTATAACGAGTTCCGCGGTCTTTTCCCGCATAACGCTGTGGAGTATTTCGTCAGCTACTATGACTATTACCTCCCCGAAGCGTATGTGCCGGCGGCGGATCTGTATATCGAAAAAGATTCGTCCATCAACGACAATATCGAAAAGCTGCGCCACGCGGCCACCCATGCGCTCTTGACGCGGCCGGACGTCATCATCATCGCGTCCGTTTCCTGCATTTACGGCCTGGGCTCCCCGGACTACTACGCCAAACTCATCGTGCCGGTGGAGGCGGGGCAGCGGTTGTCCATGGATTCGGTCATCGAGCGGCTGGTGGATATCCAGTACACGCGCAACGATTACGACTTCCACCGCGGAACCTTCCGGGTACGCGGGGACGTGTTGGAAGTCATCCCGGCCTACCAGCACGAAAAAGCGCTGCGCCTTGAATTTTTCGGCGACGAGCTGGAAGAGATCAGCGAAGTGGACGCCCTGACCGGGCAAAAGCTCGGCCGCATGACGAAGACCGTCATCTACCCCGCCAGCCACTATGTGACGGACAGGGACAACCTCTCCCGCGCGGCGCATGACATCCGGGACGAGTTGCGCGAGCGGCTCACCTGGTTCAAGGAACAAAACAAGCTGGTGGAAGCCCAGCGCCTTGAGCAGCGAACCGTCATGGACCTGGAGATGATGGAGGAGATCGGCTACTGCAAGGGCATAGAAAACTACTCCCGGCACCTGGACGGGCGCGGCCCCGGCAGCGCCCCCTCCTGTCTTCTGGACTATTTCCCGAAGGATTTCGTGCTGTTCATCGACGAATCGCACATCACCGTGCCGCAGGTCGGCGCCATGTACAAGGGCGACCAGTCACGCAAAGGCACTTTGGTGGAGTACGGGTTCCGGCTGCCGTCCGCTCTGGACAACAGACCCCTGTGTTTTGAGGAATTCCTGGAGCGCATCCACCAGACCGTGTACGTTTCCGCAACGCCGGGCAAGTGGGAAATTGAGAGAGCCCAGGGCATTGTCGCGGAGCAGATCATCCGGCCCACCGGGCTTATTGATCCGGTTGTGGAAGTCCGCCCGGTTACGGGGCAAATGGACGACCTGATGGCGGAGTGCAAAGCCAGGGCGGCGCGCGACGAGCGGGTCCTGGTGACCACGCTTACCAAGCGCATGGCCGAGGACCTGACCGAATATTTCCGGTCCATGGGGGTGCAGGCGCGGTATCTGCACTCGGATATCGACACCCTTGAGCGGATGGCCCTTATCAACGCCTTGCGCAAGAAAGAGTTTGACGTGCTCGTGGGCATCAACCTCCTGCGCGAAGGGCTGGATATCCCGGAAGTTTCCCTGGTCGCGATTCTGGATGCGGACAAAGAAGGCTTTTTGCGCTCGACCGGGTCGCTTATCCAGACCTTCGGCCGCGCGGCGCGCAACAGCAACGGCCGTGTAATTATGTACGCGGACGGCGTTACCGCGTCCATGCGCGCCGCCATGGACGAGACCGAACGCCGCCGGAAAAAACAGAGCGACTTTAACGAGGAGCACGGCATAACGCCGGTGACCATCCGCAAGGATGTTGATACGCCCTTTGATTCCCTGTTCGCGCCGGATACCCAGGGAGGCGGCAAAAAACGCGGCAGGAAAGTCGGGCAGGAGAGCGTGCGGCCGAAAGCGGCGGAACTGCCGCCCATGTCCGCCGAGGAAATCGGCGTCCGGATACAGAAGCTGGAACGGGAGATGCGCGACGCCGCCCGCGAGCTTGAGTTCGAACGCGCGGCTACGCTGCGCGACACCATCCGCGATCTGCGGGAAACACTGATCGGGTTGTAA
- a CDS encoding conserved hypothetical protein (Evidence 4 : Homologs of previously reported genes of unknown function) → MRLAVCILHYGNAEMTGKIHRQFAAGDPGHGDDIYVLDNNSPSPYPGAFLRLPENLFWGGALEYAVTAFAAMGYTHLWFCNNDVFFLSDPPYLSRAAQRLRWLEKKGRVGLYSPAATANPYHRQMVRVPGAECTRVRYIDGIAPIISLECVNDVGGLDLGENRFGYGVDVWLSHRAAQAGWNVWVDHTIVLRHKYHETAKDAPGFLNAAGLAEKAYLDARLGPDWRGALATLQEPLETL, encoded by the coding sequence ATGCGGTTGGCTGTCTGTATCCTGCATTACGGCAACGCCGAAATGACCGGCAAAATCCACAGGCAGTTCGCGGCGGGAGATCCCGGGCACGGCGACGATATATACGTGCTCGATAATAATTCTCCCTCGCCGTACCCCGGCGCGTTTCTGCGCCTGCCCGAAAACCTCTTCTGGGGCGGGGCGCTGGAGTATGCCGTCACGGCCTTCGCGGCCATGGGGTACACGCATCTGTGGTTCTGCAACAACGACGTTTTTTTTCTTTCCGACCCGCCGTATCTGTCCAGGGCGGCGCAGCGGCTGCGCTGGCTTGAAAAGAAGGGAAGGGTGGGGTTGTATTCCCCGGCGGCAACGGCCAACCCCTACCACAGGCAGATGGTCCGGGTGCCGGGCGCGGAATGCACGCGCGTCCGCTACATCGACGGCATCGCGCCGATTATCAGCCTGGAATGCGTCAACGACGTCGGCGGGCTTGACCTCGGCGAAAACCGGTTCGGGTACGGGGTGGACGTCTGGTTGTCCCACAGGGCCGCGCAGGCAGGGTGGAACGTCTGGGTGGACCACACGATTGTCTTGCGGCATAAGTATCATGAGACGGCCAAGGACGCGCCGGGGTTCCTGAACGCGGCCGGTCTGGCCGAGAAAGCGTATCTGGATGCACGGCTCGGACCTGACTGGCGCGGCGCGCTGGCAACGCTGCAAGAACCGCTGGAAACGCTTTGA
- the ligA gene encoding DNA ligase yields MKGHKQYLEHSMESIPTQARARAKILREALEYHAHRYYVLDDPEISDGEYDRLFRDLLDLEAQYPALRDASSPTVRVGGAVLDSLETRAHRLRMYSLDNVFSTEELYDFVDKMARLLPGKTWDDIAFWVDPKMDGLAMELIYENGLFTTALTRGDGEKGEIVTEAMRTVKNIPLRLTGDAVPASIEVRGEIVITRKEFEALNAKQIASGARPFANPRNAAAGSVRQLDSRITAARPLRFMAYGVGMVDGVPGGSWPTYELLMQNLKKMGFATAPEARLCPTPIAVKAAFEDLAAKRASLPFEIDGVVAKVNDTSLHESLGFTARAPRWAVALKFPAIQAETTLRSITVQVGRTGVLTPVANLEPVQVGGVTVARATLHNEDEIKAKDLREGDTVIVQRAGDVIPEVVRPVLEKRKPGAEPFIFPSVCPECGENAHRAAGEAAWRCLNHLCPAVVRESVKFFVSKSGLDVQGVGARWVEEFVDRGMVKTFADLFRLKREDLLALDRMGEKLADNFLAALEAARTGSTLARLIAALGIRHVGEQTAKALASRFRTMEALMEAGYDTLQTVPDIGPEVAEAICQYFDTPGNKALLAELKAIGLWPLAAKEEPAVTGGPLAGKSVLFTGTLSMPRDEAETLAEKAGARIASSVSRKLDYLVVGASPGSKLRKAEELGVTVLDEQAYLNLIGTGEGKEVKKPASAMEQLSLL; encoded by the coding sequence TTGAAGGGCCATAAACAGTATTTGGAACACAGTATGGAAAGCATCCCCACCCAGGCCCGCGCGAGGGCCAAGATTCTCCGCGAGGCGCTGGAATACCACGCGCACCGCTATTATGTGCTGGATGACCCGGAAATTTCGGATGGTGAGTACGACCGCCTTTTCCGTGATCTCCTGGACCTGGAAGCCCAATACCCGGCCTTGCGCGACGCTTCCTCCCCGACGGTGCGGGTCGGCGGCGCGGTTCTGGACAGCCTGGAAACGCGCGCGCACCGGCTGCGCATGTACAGTCTGGACAACGTGTTTTCCACGGAGGAATTATACGATTTTGTGGACAAAATGGCCCGCCTCCTGCCCGGCAAAACGTGGGACGATATCGCTTTCTGGGTCGACCCTAAAATGGACGGCCTCGCCATGGAACTCATTTACGAAAACGGCCTTTTTACCACGGCGCTGACGCGCGGCGACGGCGAAAAGGGGGAAATCGTCACGGAGGCCATGCGGACCGTGAAAAACATTCCCCTGCGCCTTACGGGAGACGCTGTTCCGGCCTCCATCGAGGTGCGCGGGGAGATCGTCATTACCCGCAAGGAATTCGAGGCCCTGAACGCCAAACAGATCGCAAGCGGGGCGCGGCCCTTTGCCAACCCGCGCAACGCGGCGGCAGGGTCCGTGCGCCAGCTTGATTCGCGGATAACCGCCGCGCGGCCTTTACGGTTCATGGCCTACGGCGTCGGCATGGTGGACGGCGTCCCCGGAGGGTCGTGGCCGACCTACGAACTGCTCATGCAAAACCTGAAGAAAATGGGCTTCGCCACCGCCCCGGAAGCGCGTCTTTGCCCCACGCCGATTGCCGTCAAAGCCGCTTTTGAAGATCTGGCCGCTAAGAGGGCGTCTTTGCCGTTCGAAATCGACGGCGTGGTGGCCAAGGTCAACGACACCTCGCTCCATGAATCGCTCGGCTTTACGGCGCGCGCCCCGCGCTGGGCCGTTGCCCTGAAGTTTCCCGCTATCCAGGCGGAAACGACGTTGCGCTCCATAACCGTCCAGGTGGGCAGAACCGGGGTGCTGACGCCGGTGGCTAACCTGGAGCCCGTGCAGGTGGGCGGCGTGACCGTGGCAAGAGCCACCCTCCACAACGAGGATGAAATCAAGGCCAAGGATCTGCGCGAGGGGGATACGGTCATCGTGCAGCGCGCGGGCGACGTTATCCCGGAAGTGGTGCGCCCGGTTCTGGAAAAGCGCAAACCCGGCGCGGAGCCCTTTATTTTTCCCTCTGTCTGCCCGGAATGCGGGGAAAACGCCCACCGCGCCGCCGGGGAAGCCGCCTGGCGGTGTTTGAACCATCTGTGCCCGGCGGTGGTGCGTGAATCCGTCAAGTTTTTCGTGTCCAAGAGCGGGCTTGACGTGCAGGGCGTGGGCGCGCGCTGGGTCGAGGAGTTCGTGGACAGAGGCATGGTAAAAACGTTCGCCGACCTGTTCCGCCTTAAACGCGAGGACCTGCTGGCCCTTGACCGGATGGGCGAAAAACTGGCGGACAACTTTCTCGCCGCCCTGGAAGCGGCCCGGACCGGCAGCACGCTGGCGCGGCTTATCGCGGCGCTGGGCATCCGGCACGTGGGGGAACAGACCGCCAAAGCCCTTGCCTCCCGCTTCCGCACCATGGAGGCGCTCATGGAAGCCGGGTATGATACCTTGCAGACCGTGCCCGACATCGGCCCGGAAGTGGCGGAAGCCATCTGCCAGTATTTCGATACGCCGGGCAACAAGGCCTTGCTCGCCGAATTGAAGGCGATCGGCCTGTGGCCCTTGGCGGCCAAGGAAGAACCGGCGGTAACCGGCGGGCCGTTGGCCGGGAAATCCGTGTTGTTCACCGGGACGCTTTCCATGCCCCGGGACGAGGCCGAAACATTGGCGGAGAAAGCCGGGGCCCGTATTGCCTCTTCCGTGTCGCGCAAACTGGATTATCTGGTTGTGGGCGCATCCCCCGGTTCAAAGCTCCGCAAAGCCGAGGAACTGGGGGTTACGGTCCTTGACGAGCAGGCCTATCTGAACCTCATCGGTACCGGGGAGGGGAAAGAGGTGAAAAAGCCCGCTTCCGCCATGGAACAGCTTTCGTTACTGTAA
- the dapB gene encoding 4-hydroxy-tetrahydrodipicolinate reductase translates to MQTPIIVPIIVMGAAGRMGSTITRLVREDASLRLAGRVEHAARLGELTPVEGCADGDSLEAVLAGITKPVIIDFTSPASSVATANIAAKHGAGQVIGTTGLTEQELAELRACAEKTPIFWSPNMSVGVNVLLKILPELARLLGENYDMEMVEIHHNKKKDSPSGTALRLAEAMAKARDWELKDVACCHREGIVGERPKKEMGLQTVRGGDVVGVHTAYFLGQGERIEVTHQAHSRENFAQGALRAAKWLAAQKAGGLYSMEDML, encoded by the coding sequence ATGCAAACGCCGATCATTGTCCCAATCATCGTCATGGGCGCGGCAGGCCGCATGGGATCAACCATTACCCGCCTGGTGCGCGAGGACGCTTCTCTGCGGCTCGCGGGCAGGGTTGAGCACGCCGCCCGGCTGGGGGAACTGACCCCGGTTGAGGGATGCGCTGACGGCGACAGCCTTGAGGCTGTTCTTGCCGGTATTACCAAACCCGTCATCATTGACTTCACTTCTCCCGCCTCCAGCGTGGCCACGGCGAACATCGCGGCGAAACACGGCGCCGGGCAGGTTATCGGGACGACCGGCCTCACGGAGCAGGAACTCGCCGAGTTGCGGGCCTGCGCGGAAAAGACCCCGATTTTCTGGTCGCCCAACATGAGCGTGGGCGTGAACGTGCTGCTGAAAATTCTGCCGGAACTGGCCCGCTTGCTGGGCGAAAATTATGATATGGAAATGGTGGAAATCCACCATAACAAGAAAAAGGATTCCCCAAGCGGCACCGCACTGCGCCTTGCCGAAGCCATGGCCAAGGCGCGGGACTGGGAGTTGAAGGACGTCGCCTGCTGCCACCGCGAGGGCATCGTCGGCGAGCGACCCAAAAAAGAAATGGGGTTGCAGACCGTGCGCGGCGGCGACGTGGTCGGCGTGCACACCGCGTATTTCCTGGGACAAGGAGAACGCATCGAAGTGACGCATCAGGCTCATTCGCGCGAGAATTTCGCCCAGGGGGCCTTGCGGGCGGCCAAATGGCTCGCCGCGCAAAAGGCGGGCGGGCTTTATTCCATGGAAGACATGCTGTAG
- the nadE gene encoding putative glutamine-dependent NAD(+) synthetase (Evidence 3 : Function proposed based on presence of conserved amino acid motif, structural feature or limited homology), which produces MKIGILQNNPIAGDLTGNAAALLAAVRNAASTGADVCIAPELALCAHPPSDLLLSESFIVACGKTLQAMAQTLQSESLPPLLLGAPVANPVPQGKSIHNGAVFLRDGKVIVICRKVLLPCEGSREDQRYFEPGVACGMVQYKGWRLAVTIGEDIWNDRTFWHGRRTYETDPVAEAMTSGADGLINLAALPFQIGGDYLHERMLGWSAVRYRVPLLCANQAGGQDGLIYGGKSVCFSPYGAVTARAAAFAEDVLLVDLVKPGDPIDAPAPSDEADIWAALTLGIRDFVRKCGFSSVVLGLSGGMDSALVAALAVDALGPENVLGVLLPSPFTSGESIDVAEKLAANLGIKTHTVPIEPMMRAFEGAFEPVFAGRKRDVTEDNLQARIRGTVLMSLSNKFGHMLLNTGNKSEIAMGYCTLYGDSCGALAVIGDLYKTQVFSLARWYNQRQGHDRIPQFIIDRPPSAELHPDQKDEDSLPPYDVLDKILYDHIEMRMGFDTLCEVGHAPEVVKRTLHLLTIAEFKRHQGPPALCVSQRAFGSGWRMRIACKPAQ; this is translated from the coding sequence ATGAAGATCGGCATACTCCAGAATAATCCCATAGCGGGTGACCTTACGGGAAATGCCGCCGCCCTGCTCGCGGCGGTCCGCAACGCGGCGTCCACGGGCGCGGACGTATGCATTGCCCCGGAACTCGCTCTGTGCGCGCACCCGCCGTCTGACCTCCTGCTCAGTGAATCGTTCATCGTCGCCTGCGGGAAAACCTTGCAGGCGATGGCCCAGACCTTACAGAGCGAATCGCTCCCGCCGCTTCTTCTCGGCGCTCCGGTTGCCAACCCGGTCCCCCAGGGCAAAAGCATCCACAACGGCGCCGTGTTTTTGCGGGACGGCAAGGTTATCGTCATCTGCCGCAAGGTTTTGCTCCCCTGCGAAGGCAGCCGGGAAGACCAGCGCTATTTCGAGCCCGGGGTCGCCTGCGGCATGGTCCAGTACAAAGGCTGGCGGCTCGCCGTGACCATCGGTGAGGATATCTGGAACGACCGCACATTCTGGCACGGGCGGCGCACCTATGAGACGGACCCGGTCGCGGAAGCCATGACCAGCGGGGCCGACGGGTTGATTAACCTCGCGGCGCTGCCGTTCCAGATCGGCGGGGATTACCTCCACGAGCGCATGCTCGGCTGGTCCGCCGTCCGGTACCGGGTTCCGCTTCTCTGCGCGAACCAGGCCGGCGGCCAGGACGGGCTGATTTACGGCGGCAAGAGCGTCTGTTTCAGCCCCTACGGGGCCGTCACGGCCCGTGCGGCGGCCTTTGCCGAGGACGTGCTGCTTGTGGACCTGGTGAAACCCGGCGACCCCATTGACGCGCCGGCCCCTTCGGATGAAGCCGATATCTGGGCCGCCCTGACGCTCGGCATCCGCGACTTCGTGCGCAAATGCGGCTTTTCCAGCGTTGTGCTCGGGCTTTCCGGCGGGATGGATTCCGCCCTGGTCGCGGCCCTGGCCGTGGACGCCCTGGGGCCGGAGAACGTGCTCGGTGTTCTGTTGCCGTCGCCGTTCACGTCCGGGGAAAGTATCGACGTTGCGGAAAAACTCGCGGCCAATCTTGGCATCAAAACGCACACCGTCCCGATCGAGCCCATGATGCGGGCGTTTGAGGGCGCGTTCGAACCCGTGTTCGCCGGCAGAAAACGGGATGTGACGGAGGACAACCTCCAGGCCCGGATCAGGGGCACGGTATTGATGTCTCTTTCCAACAAATTCGGTCACATGCTGCTGAATACGGGCAACAAGTCCGAAATCGCGATGGGGTACTGCACCCTTTACGGCGACAGCTGCGGCGCGCTCGCCGTTATCGGCGATCTGTACAAAACCCAGGTGTTTTCCCTGGCCCGGTGGTACAACCAGCGCCAAGGGCATGACCGCATACCACAGTTCATTATCGACCGTCCCCCTTCGGCGGAACTGCATCCGGACCAGAAGGACGAAGACTCCCTGCCGCCTTATGACGTGCTGGACAAGATCCTGTATGACCATATCGAAATGCGGATGGGCTTCGATACGCTGTGCGAAGTGGGGCACGCCCCGGAAGTCGTCAAGCGGACGCTGCATCTTTTGACGATTGCCGAGTTCAAGCGCCACCAGGGTCCGCCCGCCCTGTGCGTGAGCCAGCGCGCCTTCGGGAGCGGCTGGCGTATGCGGATCGCCTGCAAACCGGCGCAATAA
- a CDS encoding conserved hypothetical protein (Evidence 4 : Homologs of previously reported genes of unknown function): MSFHKVEVFGHVVYSPDLSYDDLLAREEGIKAMVQTVLEKAGGDFIHFEALGDALRFQCVLTEEREEAFHAICDNLAPAVKNGLDARLLMVDKDLDTLYFYSVTGGKWQEALVGLPPAGYTAPPQAVKLEKPPTDHARSKKK, from the coding sequence ATGTCATTTCACAAAGTGGAAGTGTTCGGGCATGTCGTGTACAGCCCGGATCTGTCTTACGATGACCTTCTGGCGCGGGAGGAAGGGATCAAGGCCATGGTGCAGACCGTGCTTGAAAAAGCGGGCGGGGACTTTATCCATTTCGAGGCGCTGGGAGACGCGTTGCGGTTTCAGTGCGTCCTTACGGAAGAGCGCGAGGAAGCGTTCCATGCGATTTGCGATAACCTTGCCCCCGCGGTGAAAAACGGTCTTGACGCCCGGTTACTCATGGTGGATAAGGACTTGGACACGTTATATTTCTATTCGGTAACCGGCGGCAAATGGCAGGAGGCTCTCGTGGGGCTTCCTCCAGCGGGATACACGGCCCCGCCGCAGGCGGTAAAACTGGAAAAACCGCCGACGGACCACGCACGGTCGAAAAAGAAGTAA